The nucleotide window ATGACGAGCGAAAATAACAGCTTACTTCTGAACCTTCAGGAAGTTGATAAGACAACCGGCGAAGTTGTTAAGCTGGATGTCAACAGCACCAGTACCGTGCAGCCAGTAGCGCTCATGAGACTCGGTCTCTTCGTCCCAACTCTGAAATCAACAGGGAAGAGCAAGGCGAACCGGAAAAACGTTACAGACGCGACTGAGGAGCTTGTACAGCTGTCCATTGCCAAAAGCGAAGGGTACACTGACGTTAAGATCACCGGTTCGCGTCTTGATATGGACACGGATTTTAAAGTCTGGCTGGGGATAATTCGCTCCATGTCGGAGTATGGGGTAAAAAGTGACACCCTGGAACTGTCGTTCGTCGAATTCGTTAAGATGTGCGGATTTGACTCCCGTCGTTCAAACAAAAAAATGCGCGATCGCATCAGTAATTCCCTGTTTAAACTCGCCTCGGTTACGTTGAAGTTCCAGAGCGAGACCAAAGGATGGACCACCCATCTGGTGCAGTCAGCCTATTATGACATCAACGAGGATATCGTTGAGATCAAGGCTGAACCTAAGC belongs to Klebsiella quasivariicola and includes:
- a CDS encoding RepB family plasmid replication initiator protein: MTSENNSLLLNLQEVDKTTGEVVKLDVNSTSTVQPVALMRLGLFVPTLKSTGKSKANRKNVTDATEELVQLSIAKSEGYTDVKITGSRLDMDTDFKVWLGIIRSMSEYGVKSDTLELSFVEFVKMCGFDSRRSNKKMRDRISNSLFKLASVTLKFQSETKGWTTHLVQSAYYDINEDIVEIKAEPKLFELYHMDRRVLLRLKAIDALQRKESAQALYTYIESLPQNPAPISMKRMRERLNLTSNVYTQNHTVRKAMEQLRDIGYLDYTEFKRGRATYFSVHYRNPKLISGPVKVPRNEEEEKAPEQNYDEVIKALKAAGIDPLKLAEALSAMKPEN